The following are from one region of the Emys orbicularis isolate rEmyOrb1 chromosome 21 unlocalized genomic scaffold, rEmyOrb1.hap1 SUPER_21_unloc_1, whole genome shotgun sequence genome:
- the ARAF gene encoding LOW QUALITY PROTEIN: serine/threonine-protein kinase A-Raf (The sequence of the model RefSeq protein was modified relative to this genomic sequence to represent the inferred CDS: inserted 3 bases in 3 codons) — translation MRRCSDSSCPVTNGLRLEGPVPVELPRGPAPDESPAAEAGPGAGTGTVKVYLPNQQRTVVNVRPGATVYDALDKALKVRGLNQNCCAVYRRQGGTKLLTDWDTDITPLEGQVLYVEVLDEVPLTMHNFVRKTFFSLAFCDFCLKFLFHGFRCQTCGYKFHQQCSSRVPSICVDLDAAHCPIYSHDPYPDVQGQDSPSARPGLAPLTPQPTSSHQQCLSPDAFSFPDPPGGGQPLQRHRSTSTPNVHMVSTADPGDAAARQRQPGGKGFPQIPAPPRSLPGAXEAPSKSPPQPPKERKGSASSAEDKKKVKALGYRDSGYQWEVPPHEVILLRRVGAGXFGTVYQGRXHGHVAVKILKVTQPTAQQVQAFKNEMQVLRRTRHVNVLLFMGFMTRPSFAIITQWCEGSSLYRHLHVCETRLDAPARTEVARQTAQGMDYLHAKNIIHRDLKSNNIFLHEGLTVKIGDFGLATVKTHWSGARRVEQPRGSVLWMAPEVIRMQDSSPYSFQSDVYAYGVVLFELTTSSLPYGHVRSRDQILFMVGRGYLSPDMTRVPSTCPKALKRLMMNCLKFNRDERPLFPKILATVEQLQRLLPKLERSMSEPSLHRASHPDPRGSSPPSPLRPLA, via the exons ATGCGGCGCTGCTCGGACTCCTCCTGCCCCGTCACCAATGGCCTGCGCTTGGAGGGCCCGGTGCCCGTGGAGCTGCCCCGGGGGCCGGCGCCGGACGAGAGCCCCGCAGCTGAGGCGGGCCCGGGCGCCGGCACCGGCACCGTCAAGGTCTATCTGCCCAACCAGCAGCGCACCGTG GTCAACGTGCGGCCGGGAGCCACTGTCTACGATGCCCTGGACAAAGCGCTGAAGGTGCGAGGGCTGAACCAGAACTGCTGCGCGGTGTACCGGCGCCAGGGCGG GACGAAGTTGCTGACCGACTGGGACACGGACATCACCCCGCTGGAGGGGCAGGTTCTCTACGTGGAGGTGCTGGACGAGGTGCCACTCACCATGCACAACTTT GTCCGTAAGACGTTTTTCAGCCTGGCCTTCTGCGACTTCTGCCTCAAGTTCCTGTTCCACGGCTTCCGCTGCCAGACGTGCGGCTACAAATTCCACCAGCAATGCAGCAGCCGTGTGCCCAGCATCTGCGTGGACCTGGACGCGGCCCACTGCCC gattTACAGCCACGACCCCTACCCCGACGTGCAGGGGCAGGATTCCCcctcggcccggcccggcctggcccccctaACGCCGCAGCCCACCAG CTCCCACCAGCAGTGCCTGAGCCCCGACGCCTTCAGCTTCCCGGACCCCCCCGGCGGGGGGCAGCCCCTCCAGCGCCAccgctccacctccacccccaacgTGCACATGGTGAGCACGGCCGACCCCGGGGACGCCGCCGCCCGGCAG CGCCAGCCAGGGGGGAAGGGtttcccccagatcccagccccgCCCAGGAGCCTCCCGGGCG GCGAGGCCCCCTCCAAGTCGCCCCCGCAGCCCCCCAAGGAGCGGAAGGGGTCAGCGTCGTCGGCCGAGGACAAGAAGAAGGTG AAGGCCTTGGGCTACCGGGACTCGGGCTACCAGTGGGAGGTGCCCCCGCACGAGGTGATCCTGCTGCGCCGGGTGGGAGCTG TCTTCGGCACCGTCTACCAGGGCC TGCACGGCCATGTGGCCGTCAAAATCCTCAAGGTGACGCAGCCCACGGCCCAGCAGGTGCAGGCCTTCAAGAACGAGATGCAGGTACTCAG GCGGACGCGTCACGTCAACGTGCTGCTGTTCATGGGGTTCATGACGCGGCCGAGTTTCGCCATCATCACGCAGTGGTGCGAGGGCAGCAGCCTGTACCGGCACCTGCACGTCTGCGAGACCCGGCTGGACGCCCCCGCCCGCACCGAGGTGGCGCGCCAGACGGCCCAGGGCATGGA TTATCTTCATGCCAAGAACATCATTCACCGGGACCTGAAATCCAACA ACATCTTCCTGCACGAGGGGCTGACGGTGAAGATCGGTGACTTCGGCCTGGCCACGGTGAAAACGCACTGGAGTGGGGCCCGCCGGGTCGAGCAGCCCCGGGGCTCCGTGCTCTGGATG GCGCCCGAGGTGATCCGCATGCAGGACAGCAGCCCCTACAGCTTCCAGTCCGACGTCTACGCCTACGGGGTGGTTCTGTTCGAGCTCACCACGAGCAGCCTCCCCTACGGGCACGTCCGCAGCCGTGACCAG ATCCTGTTCATGGTGGGCCGGGGGTACCTGTCACCTGACATGACCCGGGTGCCCAGcacctgccccaaggccctgaaGAGACTCATGATGAACTGCCTGAAATTCAACCGAGACgagagacccctcttccccaag aTCCTGGCCACGGTGGAGCAGCTGCAGcgcctcctccccaagctggAGCGAAGCATGTCAGAGCCCTCCCTACACCGCGCCTCCCACCCCGACCCCCGCGGCTCCTCCCCCCCGTCGCCCCTGCGCCCCCTGGCCTAG